One window from the genome of Gemmatimonadota bacterium encodes:
- a CDS encoding DEAD/DEAH box helicase produces the protein MHASLQRGLKELGFTRPTQIQADAIPPALEGHDVLACAMTGSGKTIAFVLPILEKLIEKPRGTTRALILTPTRELAAQILESINDVAVHTGITAATVYGGVGMGPQEHAFRSGVDIIIATPGRLLDHFRQPYAKLTGIEHLVFDEADRMLDMGFLPDIRRVIKHLPVKRQTLFFSATMPPPIAQLTREMLKSPVTINVERQSKPAVGITQAVYPVTQELKSALLVALLTKDVMKEALVFTRTKHRANRLADYLVKHGINAERIHGNRSQSARTAALAGFKNGTYRVLVATDIAARGIDVEALGHVVNLDVPAVPEDYIHRVGRTARAELTGDAFTFVAPDEEADLRAIEKAIGKRLPRVTLPDFNYSAKPEGRLEIPIAERIAEIRKRKAEERGRAAEKAKRRGGAPSSGGGRPGSSPARGGGASRAESGRSESSRSTGPQRDAGAPRSGNTSSSAGPSRGVAPHRGSGPSRGARGARGPGGSSSGGSGRGGSGGGRSR, from the coding sequence TTGCACGCCAGCCTCCAGCGTGGGCTGAAAGAACTCGGCTTTACCCGCCCCACCCAAATTCAGGCCGACGCTATTCCGCCGGCGCTCGAAGGACACGATGTGCTCGCCTGCGCCATGACTGGCAGCGGCAAGACGATCGCCTTTGTGCTCCCGATTCTCGAAAAGCTGATTGAGAAGCCGCGCGGCACCACACGCGCGCTGATTCTCACGCCGACGCGTGAACTGGCCGCGCAGATTCTCGAAAGCATCAACGATGTGGCCGTGCACACCGGCATCACCGCTGCCACCGTGTATGGCGGCGTCGGCATGGGACCTCAGGAACATGCGTTCCGGAGCGGCGTGGACATCATCATCGCCACTCCGGGACGCCTGCTCGACCATTTCCGGCAGCCGTACGCCAAGCTCACCGGCATCGAGCATCTGGTGTTCGACGAAGCCGACCGGATGCTCGACATGGGCTTTCTCCCCGACATCCGTCGCGTCATTAAGCATCTGCCGGTCAAACGGCAGACGCTGTTCTTCAGCGCCACCATGCCGCCGCCAATCGCGCAGCTCACGCGCGAGATGCTCAAGTCGCCCGTCACGATCAACGTCGAACGGCAGTCCAAGCCGGCCGTCGGAATCACGCAGGCGGTGTATCCGGTGACGCAGGAGCTGAAGTCCGCGTTGCTCGTGGCGTTGCTCACCAAGGACGTGATGAAGGAAGCGCTGGTGTTCACGCGCACCAAGCATCGCGCCAATCGCTTGGCCGATTACCTCGTGAAGCACGGCATCAACGCCGAACGCATTCACGGCAATCGTTCGCAGTCGGCCCGCACGGCGGCGCTCGCGGGATTCAAGAATGGCACGTACCGCGTGCTGGTGGCCACCGACATTGCCGCACGCGGCATTGACGTGGAAGCGCTGGGTCACGTGGTGAACCTCGACGTACCAGCGGTGCCCGAGGATTACATCCACCGCGTGGGACGCACCGCGCGAGCGGAACTCACCGGCGACGCCTTTACCTTTGTTGCGCCGGACGAAGAAGCGGATTTGCGCGCCATCGAAAAAGCGATCGGCAAGCGCCTTCCGCGCGTCACGCTCCCCGACTTCAACTATTCGGCGAAGCCCGAAGGGCGTCTCGAAATTCCGATTGCCGAACGCATTGCCGAGATTCGTAAGCGGAAAGCCGAAGAGCGCGGACGCGCGGCGGAGAAGGCGAAGCGTCGTGGTGGTGCGCCGTCGTCGGGCGGCGGACGTCCGGGGAGCAGTCCGGCACGTGGTGGCGGCGCGAGCCGCGCCGAGTCCGGACGCTCGGAATCGAGTCGGAGCACCGGTCCGCAGCGTGATGCTGGGGCGCCGCGCAGTGGCAACACCAGTTCTTCTGCTGGGCCAAGCCGCGGCGTAGCGCCGCACCGCGGCAGCGGACCGAGCCGCGGGGCACGTGGTGCACGCGGGCCTGGTGGGTCGAGCTCGGGCGGTTCCGGACGCGGTGGTTCCGGCGGCGGTCGGTCGCGCTAG
- a CDS encoding M20/M25/M40 family metallo-hydrolase: MRVPFSILATGLVAVIASSLPAQGAPAAADSTDPIKSMVAQLDLERYKATIKGLTQFGDRRQGTDRNQAAVEWIEKQLKSYGCADVERLTYDFQPPAPRAGGAGAAGAAGAAGRAGGAGAAGGRGGAPLVAQGGGRPRGMRTRTGVNNDSLAQTDPKLRALNAQPTTPGKRQEVVCTKVGSTHPEEMYIVGAHMDGHGWGEAANDDGSGTAIVMELARIFSNPEVRTERTIRFALWNNEETGLNGARAYIDQRQALQGKESPAGSGKYPEPKWLGMIQHDMMLFDHGMPNPDGTIPKEQRPEADVNVEFQVASKMVSGSQALAWVLHAANEKYATDYPASVGSHMTNTDSGPFQDIVPSVSLRENERGAQIGNGWDPHWHQVTDMFSTFSDKDFRLGLNAAQTTLGALGQLTGATIVKK, translated from the coding sequence ATGCGCGTCCCTTTCTCGATCCTGGCAACTGGTTTGGTTGCCGTCATCGCTTCTTCGCTGCCGGCGCAGGGTGCGCCCGCCGCCGCCGATTCTACCGATCCCATCAAGTCGATGGTGGCACAACTCGACCTCGAGCGGTACAAGGCGACGATCAAGGGGCTCACGCAGTTTGGCGATCGCCGCCAGGGCACCGACCGCAATCAGGCCGCGGTGGAGTGGATTGAAAAGCAACTCAAGAGCTATGGCTGCGCTGACGTCGAACGGCTCACCTATGATTTTCAGCCGCCAGCCCCGCGCGCTGGTGGTGCTGGTGCGGCGGGTGCAGCAGGGGCCGCTGGGCGCGCTGGTGGCGCAGGAGCAGCCGGTGGTCGCGGTGGCGCGCCATTGGTGGCGCAGGGCGGCGGGAGGCCACGTGGTATGCGCACGCGCACCGGCGTGAACAACGATTCACTCGCGCAAACCGACCCCAAGCTTCGCGCGCTCAATGCACAGCCCACCACGCCCGGCAAACGTCAGGAAGTGGTGTGCACCAAAGTGGGCAGCACGCACCCTGAGGAGATGTACATCGTGGGCGCGCACATGGATGGCCACGGCTGGGGCGAGGCCGCCAACGACGACGGCTCCGGCACGGCGATCGTGATGGAACTGGCGCGCATCTTCAGCAATCCTGAGGTGCGCACCGAGCGCACGATTCGTTTTGCCCTCTGGAACAACGAAGAAACCGGGCTCAACGGCGCGCGCGCCTACATCGACCAGCGCCAAGCGCTGCAGGGCAAAGAAAGCCCAGCGGGATCGGGCAAATATCCGGAGCCGAAATGGCTTGGCATGATCCAGCACGACATGATGCTGTTTGATCACGGCATGCCGAACCCCGATGGCACCATTCCGAAAGAGCAGCGCCCCGAAGCGGACGTGAACGTGGAGTTTCAGGTGGCGTCAAAAATGGTGAGCGGCTCACAGGCACTGGCGTGGGTGTTGCACGCGGCCAACGAAAAATACGCCACCGATTACCCTGCCTCGGTGGGGAGCCACATGACGAACACCGACTCAGGGCCGTTCCAAGACATTGTGCCTTCGGTGAGCCTGCGCGAAAACGAGCGCGGCGCACAGATCGGCAACGGCTGGGATCCGCACTGGCATCAGGTGACGGACATGTTCTCGACGTTCTCGGACAAAGACTTCCGGCTCGGACTCAACGCAGCGCAGACCACGCTTGGCGCTCTGGGTCAGCTCACGGGCGCGACGATCGTCAAGAAGTAG
- a CDS encoding M28 family metallopeptidase, producing MKRSAFPLLVPALLALAACGPKDGASNTDAALAAPVPAEAMAAIDTATIMQHIRVLAADSLLGRQPGSLGETKTLAYLTSQFQALGLKPGNTDGTYAQNVPLVGITVKNVPSLTFTKGGVTKSLKWRDDFVAWTKHVAPTAALKNSELVFVGYGVEAPEFQWDDFKGVDVTGKTIVVLVNDPPLADTAQFGGQRMTYYGRWTYKYEQGMRHKAAGVLIVHETERAGYPFAVVQGRVSEQFDLVTPDKNMARSDVEGWITLEQAKALFTMAGQNFDSLKAKAATKEFKPVPFGITANVSLENSLRTVDSHNAMAKLEGSDPKLKDEYVIYTSHWDHFGVGAKVNGDSIYNGALDNASGVAALLTIAKGYVAMKTPPKRSILFLSVTAEEQGLLGSAYYAVTPVYPLAKTVAVINMDGAQQWGPTKDLTVIGLGASELDDYAKAAAAEQGRVLRPDAEPEKGFYYRSDHFNFAKVGVPAFDPEGGIDYTGKPEGYGRQKRDEYTNNDYHKPTDEIKKDWDLSGEVLDAKLLLSMGYRLAGAEKFPEWRVGNEFRAAREKMMKP from the coding sequence ATGAAGCGCAGCGCATTTCCGTTGCTCGTCCCCGCCCTGCTCGCCCTCGCGGCGTGCGGGCCCAAAGATGGCGCATCGAACACGGACGCCGCTCTCGCGGCGCCGGTGCCTGCTGAGGCCATGGCCGCGATTGATACGGCGACCATCATGCAGCACATCCGCGTCTTAGCCGCCGATTCGCTGCTCGGGCGCCAGCCCGGAAGCCTCGGCGAAACCAAGACGCTCGCGTATCTCACCTCGCAGTTCCAAGCGCTTGGCCTCAAGCCGGGCAACACGGATGGCACGTACGCGCAGAACGTGCCGCTTGTCGGCATCACGGTAAAGAACGTGCCGTCGCTGACCTTCACGAAGGGCGGCGTGACGAAGTCGCTCAAATGGCGCGACGACTTTGTGGCGTGGACCAAGCATGTCGCGCCCACCGCCGCGCTCAAGAACTCAGAACTGGTGTTCGTCGGCTATGGCGTGGAAGCGCCCGAGTTCCAGTGGGACGACTTCAAGGGCGTCGACGTGACGGGCAAGACGATCGTTGTGCTGGTGAACGATCCGCCGCTCGCCGACACCGCGCAGTTTGGCGGCCAGCGCATGACGTACTACGGACGCTGGACCTACAAGTACGAACAGGGGATGCGCCATAAGGCGGCCGGCGTGCTGATTGTGCACGAGACGGAACGCGCGGGCTATCCCTTTGCCGTGGTGCAGGGCCGAGTTTCTGAGCAGTTCGACCTCGTAACGCCCGACAAGAATATGGCGCGCAGCGATGTGGAAGGCTGGATCACGCTCGAGCAAGCGAAAGCATTGTTCACGATGGCCGGTCAGAACTTTGATTCACTCAAGGCGAAAGCCGCGACCAAAGAGTTCAAGCCGGTGCCATTTGGCATCACCGCCAACGTGTCGCTCGAGAACTCGCTGCGCACGGTGGACTCGCACAACGCCATGGCGAAGCTCGAAGGGAGTGACCCGAAGTTGAAGGATGAGTACGTCATCTACACGTCGCACTGGGACCACTTCGGCGTGGGTGCCAAAGTGAATGGCGACTCCATTTACAACGGCGCACTCGACAACGCGAGCGGCGTGGCCGCGCTGCTGACCATCGCCAAGGGCTACGTCGCGATGAAGACGCCGCCCAAGCGCTCGATCCTTTTCCTTTCTGTAACCGCCGAGGAGCAAGGGCTGCTCGGCTCCGCCTACTACGCGGTGACGCCCGTGTATCCGCTGGCCAAGACGGTGGCGGTCATCAACATGGATGGCGCACAGCAGTGGGGACCCACCAAGGATTTGACGGTGATCGGCTTGGGCGCGTCGGAGCTCGACGATTACGCCAAAGCCGCCGCCGCCGAGCAGGGGCGCGTGCTGCGGCCGGATGCAGAGCCGGAAAAGGGTTTCTATTACCGCAGCGACCACTTCAACTTTGCGAAGGTGGGCGTGCCGGCCTTTGATCCCGAAGGCGGCATTGATTACACCGGGAAGCCCGAAGGCTACGGTCGCCAGAAGCGCGATGAGTACACCAATAACGACTACCACAAGCCGACCGACGAGATCAAGAAGGATTGGGATCTCTCCGGCGAAGTATTGGATGCCAAGCTGTTGCTCTCGATGGGCTACCGGTTGGCGGGCGCGGAGAAGTTCCCGGAGTGGCGCGTGGGGAACGAGTTCCGCGCGGCGCGTGAGAAGATGATGAAGCCGTAG
- a CDS encoding M28 family peptidase: MRCTTRAIAAIAMALPVFLVAQEREDRTLLTQAQMTAIINEVSGERAMHHILELVPYQRVRLPEEYSGPYRESRVMADFAKQYGFSNVSIEVYQSGGTAWQPTQGELWMTTPKHTKLFDIHDIALALASLNANGDFSAELVDVSAGRAQDFEGKDVKGKFVLSSGSTSSSYQLAIQRGAIGVLGVSAIGYQRAIDFPTQIVSSTVNAQPGTVAWSVTPEAHHNLQALLFRGEKITIRSITKSVQVSNKAEYVHAEIPGDGSTTQEVAISGHLYEGVIKQGANDDNSGCALTLEIGRAYIKLIAEGKLPRPKRTINFQWVPEIQGTNAYLTAHPEKKAVIIGTLNFDMEAIRIADSRSFWVLQRTPDTFPSYLNDIAQSVMEYIADISRERVRFRRSLSGYAPTQPVESPHGSKDAFYIKIDKHYGSSDHVTYMQHGIPAVMFITWPDMWYHSSEDTPDKQDPTQYKRAAAVGLGALSVLAIGTDDMAARVVNDNLGRGLSRMGESHTKGLGYLADATDASALTTAYKEAKNAIVHQAGIEKAVVRTASVLWTNVDVGKKRVAGFEPLIDARANALLNEVKAAYQMQAAQRNVPAAEPVMTAEEKEAANIVVEAVPQAAGAGGRGAGGGGGGGGGGGGGGGGGGRGAAGGPSLPDEFNAEFGLLLPKKMTVLQIRDFLSGEFTPLPLSEVMAVLKARATAGSIKLVPKAAGK, from the coding sequence ATGAGATGCACGACACGCGCGATCGCCGCGATCGCGATGGCCCTCCCCGTGTTCCTCGTTGCGCAGGAACGCGAGGACCGGACGCTGCTCACGCAGGCCCAGATGACGGCGATCATCAATGAGGTCTCGGGCGAGCGGGCGATGCACCACATCCTTGAGCTCGTGCCGTATCAGCGCGTGCGACTCCCCGAGGAGTACAGCGGACCGTACCGCGAGAGTCGCGTGATGGCGGATTTCGCCAAGCAATACGGCTTCAGCAATGTCTCCATTGAGGTGTACCAGAGCGGCGGCACCGCGTGGCAGCCCACGCAGGGCGAGCTCTGGATGACGACGCCCAAGCATACGAAACTCTTTGACATTCACGACATCGCGCTCGCGCTCGCCTCGCTAAATGCCAATGGCGATTTCAGCGCCGAACTCGTGGATGTGTCCGCTGGCCGAGCACAGGACTTTGAAGGCAAGGACGTGAAAGGAAAGTTCGTCCTCTCCTCCGGCTCCACCTCGTCCTCGTACCAGTTGGCCATTCAGCGCGGCGCCATTGGTGTGCTTGGTGTAAGCGCCATTGGCTATCAGCGCGCCATCGACTTCCCGACGCAGATTGTTTCGAGCACCGTGAACGCGCAGCCGGGGACGGTGGCGTGGTCAGTCACGCCCGAAGCGCATCACAACCTGCAGGCGCTGCTGTTCCGCGGAGAGAAGATCACCATTCGCTCTATCACCAAGAGCGTGCAGGTGTCGAACAAAGCCGAGTACGTGCACGCCGAGATTCCTGGTGATGGCAGCACGACGCAGGAAGTGGCCATCAGTGGTCACCTGTATGAAGGCGTGATCAAGCAGGGCGCCAACGACGACAACTCGGGCTGCGCACTGACGCTCGAAATCGGCCGTGCGTACATCAAGCTGATTGCCGAAGGCAAACTGCCGCGTCCAAAGCGCACGATCAACTTCCAGTGGGTGCCGGAAATTCAGGGCACCAATGCGTATCTCACCGCGCATCCCGAAAAGAAGGCGGTGATTATTGGCACGCTCAACTTCGACATGGAAGCGATTCGTATTGCCGACAGCCGGAGCTTCTGGGTGTTGCAGCGCACGCCCGACACCTTTCCGAGCTATCTCAACGACATCGCGCAGAGCGTGATGGAGTACATCGCCGACATCTCGCGCGAACGCGTGCGCTTCCGTCGCTCGCTGAGCGGCTACGCGCCCACGCAGCCGGTGGAGTCGCCGCACGGCAGCAAGGATGCGTTCTACATCAAGATTGACAAGCACTACGGCTCGAGCGACCACGTCACCTACATGCAGCACGGGATTCCGGCGGTGATGTTCATTACCTGGCCGGATATGTGGTACCACTCGTCCGAAGACACGCCCGACAAACAGGATCCGACGCAGTACAAACGCGCGGCCGCTGTTGGGCTCGGTGCGCTCTCCGTGCTCGCGATTGGCACCGACGATATGGCCGCGCGCGTCGTGAATGACAACCTCGGTCGCGGACTCTCGCGCATGGGCGAGTCGCACACCAAGGGGCTCGGCTATCTCGCCGACGCCACCGATGCGTCCGCGTTGACGACCGCGTACAAAGAAGCCAAGAACGCCATTGTGCACCAAGCCGGAATCGAAAAGGCGGTGGTGCGCACGGCGAGCGTGCTCTGGACCAACGTTGACGTAGGCAAGAAGCGTGTGGCCGGCTTTGAACCGTTGATTGACGCGCGCGCCAACGCGCTGCTCAACGAAGTGAAGGCCGCGTATCAAATGCAGGCCGCGCAGCGGAACGTACCGGCCGCCGAGCCGGTGATGACCGCCGAGGAGAAGGAAGCGGCGAACATCGTGGTGGAAGCGGTCCCGCAGGCTGCTGGCGCGGGCGGACGCGGTGCTGGAGGAGGAGGAGGAGGCGGCGGCGGTGGCGGTGGCGGTGGCGGTGGCGGTGGTCGTGGCGCCGCTGGTGGCCCGTCGCTCCCCGACGAGTTCAACGCCGAGTTTGGTTTGCTGCTCCCGAAGAAAATGACGGTCTTGCAGATTCGCGATTTCCTCAGCGGTGAGTTCACGCCGCTGCCGCTGAGCGAAGTGATGGCGGTGCTGAAGGCGAGAGCAACGGCAGGCTCGATCAAGCTCGTGCCGAAGGCCGCTGGCAAGTAA
- a CDS encoding DUF1801 domain-containing protein — translation MRKKVVGRVSARAKVTPKKVTVKATGPKAAAVVPAAELAKVKRVVKQHLPKGYKEVAQGSLTCWVVPLTAYPDTYNGHPLWYVAMGPQKNYLSLHLVNVYGSKPLQQKLADGFKAAGKKLNMGKACVRFTRADDLALDVIGAIVAATPMADYIAMAKSVRRK, via the coding sequence ATGAGAAAGAAAGTTGTGGGTCGTGTATCGGCTCGCGCAAAGGTGACACCCAAGAAAGTCACCGTGAAAGCCACCGGTCCGAAGGCGGCAGCGGTGGTTCCCGCCGCCGAATTGGCCAAAGTGAAGCGGGTTGTGAAGCAACACCTCCCCAAGGGGTACAAGGAGGTGGCGCAGGGAAGCCTCACCTGCTGGGTGGTGCCGCTGACCGCCTACCCTGACACCTACAATGGACACCCGCTCTGGTATGTGGCGATGGGTCCGCAAAAGAACTACCTGTCGCTCCACCTGGTGAATGTGTACGGGAGCAAGCCGCTCCAGCAGAAACTGGCCGATGGGTTCAAGGCGGCGGGAAAGAAACTGAACATGGGAAAGGCCTGCGTGCGCTTCACACGCGCCGACGATCTCGCTCTCGATGTCATCGGCGCCATCGTCGCCGCAACGCCGATGGCGGACTACATCGCCATGGCCAAATCGGTACGTCGAAAGTGA
- a CDS encoding HDOD domain-containing protein yields the protein MSDIFLVRQPVFDKAETAVGYELRFRDSGDGGDAFARSFLSGGFDVVRGGLPAWVRASERELDSEIFMSPDPKSLVVLLPPDLPATDDLVAKVAKLAAHGILVALDEFQRPQSSTDPVLKFLPHAGIIRIDLRAFDVATIEPLVTALKKQHKTVVADHVFDAKTYHACVAAGFDGFQGPHFARPEPLPSSELPTSTVAALRVMAMARNPDVSERELERAISSDPAITFQLLRIVNSASVGGRGISSIAHALRLAGRATLVRWLALAAYASRAGKSGITDELTRQAVQRGFFSEELAKRSPGHDAGTAFLVGLFSLLDAVFRVPLSEVLERINLAGEVKSALLDRQGPYSDALQVIESYELGLWEGAGEGARALGIDPSALPEIYSVSLTAAEELVPSAKTAAA from the coding sequence GTGTCAGACATTTTCCTTGTTCGTCAGCCGGTCTTTGATAAGGCTGAAACAGCGGTTGGTTACGAACTCCGGTTCCGCGATAGCGGCGACGGGGGCGACGCCTTTGCGCGCTCGTTCCTGAGCGGCGGGTTCGACGTTGTGCGTGGTGGGCTCCCAGCGTGGGTGCGCGCGAGCGAACGGGAACTCGATAGCGAAATCTTCATGTCGCCGGACCCGAAGTCGCTCGTCGTGCTGTTGCCGCCCGACCTGCCGGCCACCGACGATCTCGTCGCCAAAGTGGCCAAACTCGCCGCTCACGGCATTTTGGTAGCGCTCGACGAGTTTCAGCGTCCGCAGAGTTCCACCGATCCGGTTCTCAAGTTCCTGCCGCACGCGGGCATTATCCGTATCGACCTTCGTGCATTTGACGTCGCCACCATTGAGCCGCTCGTTACGGCGCTCAAAAAGCAGCATAAAACGGTCGTCGCCGACCACGTGTTCGACGCCAAGACCTATCACGCCTGCGTCGCCGCAGGGTTCGACGGATTCCAGGGCCCGCACTTCGCGCGCCCGGAGCCGTTGCCGTCATCTGAACTCCCGACCTCCACCGTCGCCGCGCTTCGCGTGATGGCGATGGCCCGTAACCCCGACGTTTCTGAGCGCGAACTCGAGCGCGCCATCTCCTCCGACCCCGCGATCACCTTCCAGCTCCTGCGCATCGTTAACTCGGCGTCGGTGGGTGGGCGCGGGATCTCGTCGATTGCGCATGCGCTACGCCTCGCGGGGCGCGCCACCCTCGTGCGTTGGCTGGCGCTCGCTGCCTACGCCTCGCGTGCGGGCAAGTCGGGCATCACCGACGAACTCACCCGCCAAGCGGTGCAGCGCGGATTTTTCTCCGAAGAACTCGCCAAGCGCTCGCCGGGGCACGATGCAGGCACGGCATTCCTCGTGGGCCTCTTCTCGTTGCTCGACGCCGTCTTCCGCGTGCCGCTCTCCGAAGTGCTGGAGCGCATCAACTTGGCGGGCGAAGTCAAATCCGCACTGCTCGATCGACAGGGCCCGTACTCAGACGCCCTGCAGGTGATTGAGTCGTACGAACTGGGACTTTGGGAAGGTGCGGGCGAAGGTGCGCGGGCACTCGGGATTGACCCGAGCGCGCTCCCCGAGATCTATTCGGTCTCGCTCACGGCGGCCGAAGAGCTTGTTCCCTCAGCAAAAACCGCCGCCGCGTAA
- a CDS encoding M28 family peptidase produces the protein MRRISTKLACLLAIAIPATATSQAAGKLNAFGNPEKMKPAPTTAAISVRDLQIRLYQFSDDSMMGRQVGRVGNMKGTTYIAAEAKRLGLVPAGDNGTFFQVLPYHTRQFTNHSRLTANGNPLAWEKDWVGVPGARAPRAVANADVIFGGTAGDTTKQITAAQAAGKFVVLLPAAPVAPGAGRGAGGGGRGGFAPPAPSRFVDAAAVATIDLDALTDAQRAAINTPTIASAGGAGRGGRAGGAAPNAPVDSMAILRTQLGAMAPAAEIRVTKSAAAALFGGRAIDGLTLGIKGGTVNASLDYTELPSEWARNVVAIIPGSDPALRGQYVAIGGHNDHVGFNTPVDKDSLKAFNNERNKLLLANNMTALTPAQMATIHVNMDSIRKLVPKPRLDSINNGADDDGSGSMAVLEIAEAIQAMKVKPKRSVLFVWHTGEEAGLVGSAFYTRNPTVPMDSIVAQLNIDMIGRGRAEDLPGGGPDYLGVVGSFFDSKDLGETVAAVNKKTAKPLALDYKFDDPISWSGYNNIYGRSDHYNYALQGVPIAFFFTGLHGDYHQKTDEAEFIDYPHYAKITNYIEQLTVEVANGPRPRMNGSKPAKPPKPLVP, from the coding sequence ATGCGTCGCATTTCGACGAAGCTCGCCTGCCTGTTGGCGATCGCGATTCCGGCCACCGCCACATCGCAGGCCGCGGGCAAGCTCAACGCCTTCGGCAATCCCGAAAAAATGAAGCCCGCGCCGACCACGGCCGCGATCTCGGTGCGCGATCTCCAAATTCGCCTCTATCAGTTCTCCGACGATTCCATGATGGGCCGGCAGGTCGGCCGCGTCGGCAACATGAAGGGGACGACCTACATCGCCGCCGAAGCCAAGCGACTCGGCCTCGTGCCCGCCGGCGACAACGGCACCTTCTTTCAGGTGCTCCCCTACCACACGCGCCAGTTCACCAACCACTCGCGGCTGACGGCCAACGGCAACCCGCTCGCGTGGGAAAAAGATTGGGTTGGCGTCCCAGGCGCGCGCGCACCGCGCGCCGTGGCAAATGCCGACGTGATCTTCGGCGGCACCGCGGGCGACACCACCAAGCAGATTACCGCCGCGCAGGCCGCGGGCAAGTTCGTGGTGCTGTTGCCGGCTGCTCCGGTTGCGCCGGGCGCTGGACGTGGCGCGGGTGGCGGTGGACGTGGTGGCTTTGCCCCGCCGGCGCCGTCACGCTTTGTGGATGCGGCCGCCGTGGCCACGATTGATCTCGACGCGCTGACCGATGCGCAGCGCGCGGCCATCAATACGCCGACGATTGCGTCGGCCGGTGGCGCAGGGCGCGGTGGGCGCGCGGGTGGAGCCGCACCGAATGCCCCCGTCGACTCGATGGCCATTCTGCGTACGCAACTCGGTGCCATGGCTCCCGCCGCTGAGATCCGCGTTACCAAGAGCGCCGCAGCGGCCCTCTTTGGTGGTCGCGCGATTGACGGCCTCACCCTCGGCATCAAGGGTGGCACGGTCAACGCGTCGCTCGATTACACCGAACTGCCGAGTGAGTGGGCGCGCAATGTGGTCGCGATCATTCCGGGAAGCGATCCGGCGCTACGTGGACAGTACGTGGCCATTGGCGGTCACAACGATCACGTCGGCTTCAACACGCCGGTAGACAAGGACTCGCTCAAGGCGTTCAACAACGAACGCAACAAGCTCCTCCTCGCCAACAACATGACCGCGCTCACGCCGGCGCAGATGGCGACGATCCATGTCAACATGGACAGCATCCGCAAACTCGTGCCGAAGCCGCGCCTCGACTCCATCAACAACGGCGCCGACGATGACGGTTCCGGTTCGATGGCCGTGCTCGAGATTGCCGAAGCAATTCAAGCCATGAAGGTGAAGCCCAAGCGTTCGGTGCTCTTCGTGTGGCACACGGGCGAAGAAGCGGGACTCGTGGGCTCCGCGTTCTACACCCGCAATCCCACGGTGCCGATGGATTCGATCGTGGCGCAGCTCAACATCGACATGATTGGCCGTGGCCGTGCCGAAGATCTGCCGGGTGGTGGGCCGGATTACCTCGGCGTGGTGGGATCGTTCTTTGACTCGAAGGATCTCGGCGAGACGGTGGCCGCGGTGAATAAGAAGACGGCCAAGCCGCTCGCGCTCGACTACAAGTTTGACGATCCCATTTCGTGGTCGGGATACAACAACATCTACGGCCGCAGCGATCACTACAACTACGCGCTGCAGGGCGTGCCGATTGCCTTCTTCTTTACGGGACTGCACGGCGACTATCACCAGAAGACCGACGAGGCGGAGTTCATTGATTATCCGCACTACGCCAAGATCACCAACTACATCGAGCAGTTGACGGTCGAGGTGGCCAACGGTCCGCGTCCGCGCATGAATGGCAGCAAGCCGGCTAAGCCGCCCAAGCCGCTGGTTCCGTAA
- a CDS encoding response regulator transcription factor has product MSVRALIVEDDRTMRLLMERLLRELGFSVVEEVETATGARARALTTAYDVIILDLQLPDGNGVPLLNALRRAGRDTPVLVVTGTLSNEVTVRALDAGADDCIGKPIDVDVFKARVRALVRRGGAKRTEQLAAGNVVLNRLAREVYVGTELVPFAAREFAFLEYFLMRVGEVVPRSALLAHVLELAYDPGTNVIDVNIARLRRKLASARATVTIATRRGAGFVLSAGKKK; this is encoded by the coding sequence ATGTCGGTGCGCGCGCTCATCGTTGAGGATGATCGAACTATGCGCCTGCTCATGGAGCGACTGCTTCGTGAGCTCGGGTTCTCCGTGGTGGAGGAGGTCGAAACGGCGACCGGCGCGCGTGCGCGCGCGCTGACGACGGCGTACGACGTCATCATCCTCGATCTCCAACTCCCCGACGGCAACGGCGTGCCGCTCCTCAACGCACTGCGCCGCGCGGGGCGCGATACTCCCGTGCTCGTCGTCACGGGCACCCTCAGCAATGAAGTCACCGTGCGCGCACTCGATGCCGGCGCCGACGATTGCATTGGCAAACCCATCGACGTGGATGTCTTCAAGGCGCGTGTGCGCGCGCTCGTGCGCCGCGGCGGGGCCAAGCGCACGGAGCAGCTCGCCGCTGGCAACGTGGTGCTCAACCGGCTCGCGCGCGAAGTGTACGTGGGCACCGAGTTAGTGCCCTTTGCCGCACGCGAGTTTGCTTTTCTCGAGTATTTTCTGATGCGCGTGGGCGAAGTCGTGCCGCGTAGTGCGCTTCTCGCGCACGTGCTTGAGTTGGCCTACGACCCGGGCACCAACGTCATCGACGTGAACATCGCGCGGCTCCGCCGTAAGCTCGCCTCCGCCCGCGCCACCGTGACCATCGCCACGCGGCGCGGGGCGGGGTTCGTCCTCTCGGCGGGCAAAAAAAAGTAG